The Panicum hallii strain FIL2 chromosome 9, PHallii_v3.1, whole genome shotgun sequence genome has a window encoding:
- the LOC112877529 gene encoding F-box protein SKIP23-like — MADWTGLHEDLLDLVVVRLPSFDLLRFRAVCASWRAAVAAFTARRGQPQPDRPWLLLPTDVAADHDDGRLLVCRDREVPVATLPTRLGRVTSRRFVPLGSARGAIVAADDLGEMHLLDPVTGVRRPLPPVATLPLVARVEGLQVHHRGGGVAPVDALIQKAVPVPTPGGGVMVLAIYRQLHHRNQWATARPGDRSWKSVAPTSIPAVVDVVVHRGQLYANTRYGMMYVFPELHRLGSASPEIIPSVTRRPSAYVERSFLVASPRGELMQVELLRPVAAAGGEGFVVRVLDECGETWEETEDIGDAAVLVDAAGAVSASTAECPTLRPNTVYFAVDLEGETRVWAYSLAGKHKRIEVVEALPTADGYRPPCFWFAPVYSQP, encoded by the coding sequence ATGGCGGACTGGACGGGGCTCCACGAGGACCTGCTCGACCTCGTCGTCGTGCGCCTCCCGTCCTTCGACCTCCTCCGCTTCCGCGCCGTCTGCGCCTCctggcgcgccgccgtcgccgccttcaccgcccgccgcggccaGCCGCAGCCCGACCGACCATGGCTGCTCCTCCCCACAGATGTCGCCGCCGACCACGACGACGGCCGCCTGCTCGTGTGCCGCGACCGCGAGGTCCCCGTGGCCACCCTCCCCACGCGCCTCGGCCGCGTGACCTCGCGCCGGTTCGTGCCACTCGGCTCCGCGCGCGGCGCTATCGTGGCCGCGGACGACCTCGGCGAGATGCACCTGCTCGACCCCGTAACTGGCGTGCGAAGGCCGCTCCCGCCCGTCGCCACGCTCCCGCTCGTCGCCCGCGTCGAGGGCCTCCAGGTCCaccaccgcggcggcggcgtcgccccCGTGGACGCCCTGATCCAGAAGGCCGTCCCGGTGCCCACCCCGGGCGGCGGGGTCATGGTGCTCGCCATCTACCGGCAGCTGCACCACCGCAACCAGTGGGCCACGGCGCGTCCTGGCGACCGCTCGTGGAAGTCCGTGGCGCCGACCAGCATCCCCGCCGTGGTCGACGTGGTGGTCCACCGGGGCCAGCTCTACGCCAACACGCGGTACGGGATGATGTACGTGTTCCCGGAGCTCCACCGGCTGGGGTCGGCGTCCCCCGAGATCATCCCCTCCGTGACGCGGCGCCCGAGCGCGTACGTGGAGCGCAGCTTCCTGGTGGCGTCCCCCCGCGGCGAGCTGATGCAGGTGGAGCTGCTCCgccccgtggcggcggcgggcggggaggGGTTCGTGGTGCGCGTGCTGGACGAGTGCGGCGAGACGTGGGAGGAGACGGAGGACATCGGCGACGCTGCGGTGCTCGTGGACGCGGCGGGCGCCGTGTCCGCGTCCACCGCAGAGTGCCCCACGCTGCGGCCCAACACGGTGTACTTCGCCGTGGACCTCGAGGGGGAGACGCGGGTGTGGGCGTACAGCCTCGCGGGCAAGCACAAGCGGATCGAGGTCGTGGAGGCGCTCCCGACCGCGGACGGGTACAGGCCGCCGTGCTTCTGGTTCGCGCCGGTGTACTCGCAGCCGTGA
- the LOC112877271 gene encoding phytanoyl-CoA dioxygenase 1-like, with amino-acid sequence MPPAGSLTADQLSFFETNGYLVMDLFSSAEEVREMRDRMAELVAGFDGASTSVFSTKDHPQLKDDYFFKSAENISFFFEEKAYGDDGCLKQAKELSINKVGHALHELDPVFKKFSFSKSIASLFSSLGYRRPAVMQSMYIFKQPGIGGEVVPHQDSTFLYTEPRTCTGLWLALEDATIKNGCLWAIPGSHKKGLVRRMIRDENGTHFDRPSPSYDQKEFVPLEVKSGALVVIHGDLIHQSFENLSPASRHAFSFHVVDTEGCEWSKDNWIQRNTAPEPLYVS; translated from the exons ATGCCGCCGGCCGGTAGCCTCACCGCCGACCAGCTCAGTTTCTTCGAGACCAATG GGTACCTCGTGATGGACTTGTTCTCGAGCGCGGAGGAGGTGCGGGAGATGCGGGACCGCATGGCCGAGCTCGTCGCCGGGTTCGACGGCGCCAGTACCAGTGTCTTCTCCACCAAGGACCAT CCACAGTTAAAGGATGACTATTTCTTCAAGAGCGCAGAGAATATCTCATTCTTCTTTGAGG AAAAGGCTTATGGAGATGATGGATGCTTGAAACAGGCAAAAGAACTTTCAATTAATAAAGTTGGGCATG CATTACATGAACTTGACCCTGTGTTCAAAAAGTTTTCTTTCTCGAAGAGTATTGCTAGCTTGTTCTCTTCTCTAGGCTACAGGAGGCCTGCAGTTATGCAATCTATGTACATCTTCAAG CAACCAGGTATTGGTGGTGAGGTGGTGCCGCACCAGGATAGTACATTCCTTTACACGGAACCTAGAACATGCACAGGGTTGTGGCTTGCACTTGAAGATGCAACAATTAAAAATGGTTGCCTGTGGGCAATTCCAGGATCACATAAAA AGGGTCTGGTAAGGCGAATGATCAGAGATGAAAATGGTACTCATTTTGATCGCccttccccatcctatgatcaGAAAGAATTTGTGCCGCTGGAAGTAAAATCAGGGGCTTTGGTGGTTATACATGGTGATCTTATACATCAGAG CTTTGAGAATCTTTCTCCAGCATCAAGACATGCTTTCAGCTTTCATGTAGTTGATACTGAAGGATGTGAATGGTCCAAGGACAACTG GATACAGAGGAACACTGCCCCAGAACCGCTTTATGTATCTTAG
- the LOC112877272 gene encoding phospholipase A2 homolog 3-like: MARGGSWRRLAVASVLVAVCAAALAPPAAALDIGIQSAGDGVSKQQACSRTCESDHCTTPPFLRYGKYCGILYSGCPGEAPCDALDACCMHHDNCVQAKKDYLSTGCNEALLDCLARLREGTSTFEGNKCMIDEVIDVISLVIEAAVVAGRVLHKP; encoded by the exons ATGGCGCGCGGCGGCTCCTGGCGGCGGCTCGCGGTGGCCAGCGTCCTCGTCGCCGTCTGCGCGGCCGCcctcgcgccgcccgccgccgcgctcgaCATCGGCATCCAGTccgccggcgacggcgtg agCAAGCAGCAGGCGTGCAGCCGCACGTGCGAGTCGGACCACTGCACGA CGCCGCCGTTCCTGCGCTACGGCAAGTACTGCGGCATCCTCTACAGCGGCTGCCCCGGCGAGGCGCCGTGCGACGCGCTCGACGCCTGCTGCATGCACCACGACAACTGCGTCCAGGCGAAGA AGGACTACCTGAGCACGGGGTGCAACGAGGCGCTGCTGGACTGCCTGGCGAGGCTGCGGGAGGGCACGTCCACGTTCGAGGGGAACAAGTGCATGATCGACGAGGTCATCGACGTGATCTCGCTCGTCATCGaggccgccgtcgtcgccggcAGGGTGCTGCACAAGCCGTAG
- the LOC112875621 gene encoding outer envelope protein 64, chloroplastic: MASSGAAANLWVLLGLGIAGVLLAARKLKRPARPDHGAFIARLELLPPPQPPPPQAPHPLTGLCFAIADALHVSGYITSFGSLEWAKTHDTETQTSPVVSALVDGGAVCVGKTVIDEMAYSIHGENKHFDTPTNPAAPDRVPGGCSSGSAVAVAGGMVDFALGIDSIGGVRIPGAYCGVLAFRPSHAVVSSGGVIPVAPSLDTIGWFARDPSVLRRVGHLLLRLNYADIRPPRHFYIADDCFELSKIPARRLTQVVTKSVEKLFGRQVTRVNLENYLASKISSLRNYSNGHRNGDSKFPSLLALCNAMRSLHKHEFKDQHMEWINSVKPAVDARIVSNLSEDGDSDIDGCQDVRNKARLALGALLKDDGILVIPTTSGCPPKLNAKELSSESYNSQTLCLSSLASMSGCCQVSIPLGTHDKCPVSVSFIARHGCDRFLLDAIQTMYATIQEQVEILAKSNVSSKQAMNEEAAEAAKEKGNAAFKEKQWQKAVNLYTEAIKLNGKVATYYSNRAAAFLELTSYRQAEADCTSAIDLDPKIVKAYLRRGTAREMMGYFKEAVEDFSHALVLEPMNKTAGVAINRLKKLFP; encoded by the exons ATGGCGTCCTCGGGGGCCGCCGCCAACCTATGGGTGCTGCTTGGCCTCGGCATCGCCGGGGTCCTGCTGGCGGCGCGGAAGCTGAagcgccccgcgcgccccgaCCATGGCGCCTTCATCGCCCGCCTCGAGCTCCTCccaccgccgcagccgccgccgccgcaggcgcCCCACCCGCTCACCGGTCTCTGCTTCGCCATCGCGGACGC ATTGCATGTCAGTGGTTATATTACAAGTTTCGGCAGTCTTGAATGGGCAAAGACACATGATACAGAGACGCAAACTTCTCCAGTGGTTTCAGCTCTTGTTGATGGTGGTGCTGTTTGTGTTGGGAAAACTGTTATTGACGAGATGGCATACAG TATCCATGGTGAGAATAAGCATTTTGATACACCAACAAATCCTGCTGCTCCGGATCGAGTACCAGGTGGATGCTCAAGCGGATCGGCTGTTGCAGTTGCTGGTGGAATGGTAGATTTTGCCCTGG GTATTGACTCCATTGGAGGAGTAAGGATACCAGGTGCTTATTGTGGTGTCTTGGCGTTCAGGCCTTCACATGCTGTTGTTTCCAGTGGTGGTGTCATTCCTGTTGCGCCTAGCCTGGACACCATAG GCTGGTTTGCAAGGGATCCAAGTGTGTTGCGTCGTGTTGGGCATCTTCTTCTTAGACTTAATTATGCTGATATTCGCCCCCCTAGACATTTTTACATAGCAGATGATTGCTTTGAACTTTCGAAGATACCTGCTAGAAGGCTTACTCAGGTGGTGACAAAATCCGTGGAGAAGCTTTTTGGAA GACAAGTCACTCGTGTGAATCTTGAAAATTATTTGGCTTCAAAAATATCCAGCCTGAGGAACTATTCGAATGGGCATAGGAATGGGGATTCAAAGTTCCCTTCGTTGCTGGCACTTTGTAATGCCATGCGATCTCTTCACAA GCATGAATTTAAAGATCAGCATATGGAGTGGATAAACTCAGTCAAGCCTGCTGTGGATGCTCGCATAGTCAGTAATTTGTCTGAGGATGGTGATTCAGATATTGATGGCTGCCAAGATGTGAGAAACAAAGCACGCTTGGCTCTAGGTGCACTTCTTAAG GATGATGGGATTTTGGTCATTCCAACTACTTCAGGATGCCCCCCTAAGCTTAATGCTAAGGAACTCTCTTCTGAAAGCTACAATTCTCAGACATTATGCCTTTCATCTTTAGCTAGTATGTCAGGGTGTTGCCAG GTTTCGATTCCTCTGGGTACTCATGATAAGTGTCCTGTTTCGGTTTCATTCATTGCAAGGCACGGTTGTGATCGTTTTTTATTGGACGCCATTCAAACCATGTATGCGACCATCCAAGAGCAAGTGGAGATCCTAGCAAAATCTAATGTTTCAAGTAAACAGGCGATGAATGAAGAAGCGGCTGAAGCTGCTAAAGAGAAA GGTAATGCTGCATTTAAGGAAAAACAATGGCAAAAGGCGGTAAATTTATATACGGAAGCAATCAAATTAAATGGAAAAGTGGCTACATACTATAGCAACAGAGCTGCTGCCTTTCTTGAACTAACTAG CTACCGTCAAGCTGAGGCAGATTGCACAAGTGCCATCGATCTTGATCCAAAG ATCGTGAAAGCTTATTTACGGAGAGGAACTGCAAGGGAAATGATGGGTTATTTTAAGGAGGCTGTTGAAG ATTTCAGCCATGCCCTCGTTCTAGAACCGATGAACAAGACGGCTGGTGTTGCCATTAACAGGTTAAAGAAGTTGTTTCCGTAA